AGAAAGTCATTGCCGCCACCGATTTCTCAGAGGCCTCCCTAGTGGCCTTGGAAACGGTTTTCAACCTGAACCTTGAAAATGACGCGACAATTTATCTGGTTCACGTCTTGGACATGCCGGCTGGAATCGATCCTATGGGAACGCTGGGGCCTTCCTTGAACGAATTCAAGGAAGAAGCCCGGCAAAAACTGGAGCGGATGGTTCCCGCCAACGTGCCCGCGGGAGTGGACATTCAGTTGGTGGTCTTGCGGGGGACGCCTTCTAAGGCGATTTCAGATTTTGCCCTCGAGCAGGACGCCGATCTGATTGTGGTTTCCACTCATGGCCGCAGCGGACTGGCGCGGCTGCTCATGGGCAGCACGGCTGAAACCCTGCTGCGCAAAGCGCCTTGCCAGGTCTTGGTGGCCAAGCACAAGGCGACCCTCCACCAGAACCTTCCCGAGGAAGAAACGATAGGGGCTTAAAGCCCAAAGATCCTAGCGAAAAACCGGGCCGCTTTCATCGCCGCGTGGCGATGGGCGGCCCGGTCCTCTTTTAGGGGACAATTTCAAGAACCGTCCCGTTCTTTGCTGCCTTGGGATCTGGTCCAGTGCGTCAGAAGCTATGAGCCACCTTGTCGCGTTATTCCACGCTTTCAGCGTTCGGCCCTTTACCGTCTGACACCCAGGGTGGCGCCGCCGTCTCGCTTGCGCTCGCCGGGGCTGACCCTGGGCTGGCGAATCTGTCCCCTTCAGGGACAAGAAACGGCGGCCCTGGCTCAGAATTTAAGACCGGCAGCACTAGCGGCAGGTCTGGTTGCCCGGACGTCCCCTGCACTTGTTGGAGCAGCACTCGCTGTCGGAGGAACAGGAGCCGCCGGCTCCGGTGCACTGGGGAGGATCTCCTCCTCCTCCGCACTCCTGGGGAAGGTCGAAGGACTCGGTGATGTCGACGTTGCCCCCGAAAGGACCTCCCGAGATGGTGGCCGCAGCGCCGTCGCCGATGCCGAAGGCGGCCGCCGCTTCCCAGATCAGGCAGTCATGAACGGAATCGGGCGAAGCGGCCAGCATGCCGTCTCGCATGTCTTCCATGGCCGGCCCGGAGGGCGTGAAGTTCATGCCGTCGACGATGTAGTCCCAGAGCGTGTCTTTGGGAATGCTGTTGGCTTGGAACAGCTCCCACATGCGCCACACCGTGGCAGCCCAGATCTCGCCGTCGAAATGGACGCTGCTGCCGGTGAAATCGCCGTAGGTGCGGGAATAGTTGGTGTAGGGCTCGGAACGGATGCCGACTGGGTCGTTGAAGGAGTATTCGCCCACCCTGTCATCGTCGTTGGTGAGGATGGCCAGCACGTCCGACTCGCCTTCGCCGATGGCTCCCGACATGGGGCCAGACATGTTGCCGATCATGCGCCAGGTCAGCCCGTGGCCGTACTCATGCC
This genomic stretch from Acidobacteriota bacterium harbors:
- a CDS encoding universal stress protein produces the protein MKKVIAATDFSEASLVALETVFNLNLENDATIYLVHVLDMPAGIDPMGTLGPSLNEFKEEARQKLERMVPANVPAGVDIQLVVLRGTPSKAISDFALEQDADLIVVSTHGRSGLARLLMGSTAETLLRKAPCQVLVAKHKATLHQNLPEEETIGA